One Mycolicibacterium fortuitum subsp. fortuitum genomic window carries:
- a CDS encoding cysteine hydrolase — translation MTALSVESSSRTTPLDPIALDPQELGYPADNRAAIPPLAKQWEGLDFREILSRPAAFLSISQSNSLYKPGGVQYAEGHAYRGSLEATVKVAKAARSAPNFVSFNWIGFSVFRDDYPKTDFDRVQYDGWTGHIDATPEQIAWDNELVGELRELVEPGDNELYEKALQTAFVGTDLPGALSRQRVEVVVLTGIHLDWCVEGNARAARDHGLLPIVIGDATGTAHPDQERAAFERINNFFAPVITSDQFVEWIGR, via the coding sequence GTGACCGCACTCTCCGTCGAGAGCTCTTCTCGAACCACTCCGCTGGATCCGATCGCGCTCGACCCTCAGGAGCTCGGCTACCCGGCCGACAACCGCGCGGCCATCCCGCCGCTGGCCAAACAGTGGGAGGGGCTGGACTTCAGGGAGATCCTGTCCCGGCCCGCGGCGTTCCTGTCGATCAGCCAGTCCAACTCGCTGTACAAACCTGGCGGGGTTCAATACGCCGAAGGGCACGCGTACCGCGGCAGCCTCGAGGCGACCGTGAAGGTGGCCAAGGCCGCGCGCTCGGCGCCGAACTTCGTGTCGTTCAACTGGATCGGGTTCTCGGTGTTCCGCGACGATTACCCGAAGACCGATTTCGACCGGGTGCAATACGACGGCTGGACCGGCCACATCGACGCCACTCCGGAGCAGATCGCCTGGGACAACGAACTCGTGGGCGAGCTGCGTGAGCTGGTTGAGCCCGGTGACAACGAGTTGTACGAGAAGGCACTGCAGACGGCGTTCGTCGGCACCGACTTGCCCGGGGCGTTGAGCCGGCAGCGGGTGGAGGTGGTGGTGCTCACCGGAATCCACCTCGATTGGTGCGTGGAAGGCAATGCGCGGGCGGCCCGCGACCACGGCCTGTTGCCCATCGTGATCGGCGATGCGACGGGTACTGCTCATCCCGACCAGGAGCGCGCCGCCTTCGAGCGGATCAACAACTTCTTCGCGCCGGTGATCACCTCGGACCAGTTCGTGGAGTGGATCGGCCGCTGA
- the ipdE1 gene encoding acyl-CoA dehydrogenase IpdE1 — MIEVQEFRAEVRQWLADNLVGEFAALKGLGGPGREHEAFEERRAWNQHLAAAGLTCLGWPVEHGGRGLSVAHRVAFYEEYARANAPDKVNHLGEELLGPTLIEYGTPEQQQRFLPKILDVTELWSQGYSEPNAGSDLANVATTAELVGDEWVINGQKVWTSLAHWAQWCFVVARTEKGSKRHAGLSYLLVPLDQPGVEIRPIIQLTGDSEFNEVFFDDARTEASLVVGQPGDGWRVAMGTLTFERGVSTLGQQIRYAREHSNLVELAKRTGAADDPLIRQKLTESWTGLQAMRSYALATMDVEQPGQDNVSKLLWANWHRELGEIAMDVQGMAGLTLPEGEFDEWQRLYLFSRSDTIYGGSNEIQRNIIAERVLGLPREAKG, encoded by the coding sequence GTGATAGAGGTCCAGGAGTTCCGGGCCGAGGTCCGGCAGTGGCTCGCAGACAATCTCGTTGGCGAATTCGCAGCGCTCAAGGGCCTGGGTGGACCGGGGCGTGAACACGAAGCCTTCGAAGAGCGTCGGGCGTGGAATCAGCATCTGGCCGCGGCGGGGCTGACCTGCCTCGGCTGGCCGGTGGAGCACGGCGGCCGCGGGCTGTCGGTCGCGCATCGCGTCGCCTTCTATGAGGAGTACGCGCGCGCGAACGCACCCGACAAGGTCAACCACCTGGGCGAGGAACTGCTCGGGCCGACGCTCATCGAGTACGGCACCCCGGAGCAGCAGCAGCGGTTCCTGCCCAAGATCCTCGACGTCACCGAGCTGTGGAGCCAGGGTTACTCGGAGCCCAACGCGGGCAGTGACCTGGCCAACGTGGCGACGACGGCCGAGCTGGTCGGCGACGAATGGGTGATCAACGGTCAGAAGGTGTGGACGTCGCTCGCGCACTGGGCGCAGTGGTGCTTCGTGGTGGCGCGGACGGAGAAGGGCTCCAAGCGGCACGCCGGGCTGTCCTATCTGCTGGTACCGCTGGATCAGCCGGGCGTCGAGATCCGCCCGATCATCCAGCTGACCGGGGACTCCGAGTTCAACGAGGTGTTCTTCGACGACGCTCGTACCGAGGCCTCGCTCGTGGTAGGCCAGCCCGGTGACGGCTGGCGCGTGGCAATGGGCACGCTGACGTTCGAGCGCGGCGTATCCACGCTCGGCCAGCAGATCCGCTATGCCCGTGAGCACTCGAACCTGGTCGAGCTGGCCAAGCGCACCGGCGCGGCCGACGATCCGCTGATCCGCCAAAAGCTGACCGAGTCGTGGACCGGCCTGCAGGCCATGCGGTCCTATGCACTGGCCACGATGGACGTCGAGCAGCCCGGCCAGGACAACGTGTCGAAGCTGTTGTGGGCCAACTGGCATCGCGAACTCGGCGAGATCGCCATGGACGTGCAGGGCATGGCCGGGCTGACGCTGCCCGAGGGCGAGTTCGACGAGTGGCAGCGGCTGTACCTGTTCTCGCGATCGGACACCATCTACGGCGGGTCCAACGAAATCCAGCGCAACATCATCGCCGAGCGCGTGCTCGGTCTACCCCGAGAGGCAAAGGGATGA
- a CDS encoding helix-turn-helix domain-containing protein has product MKPWDGDRPQTPRTVLKQDIVAARGLSFNFVSERISAPTDWCSVDATNHVMYVYRHGAMRSMETLLDWGPSGRVPPSAGDIWWKPAGLACAALVQGDTAGYCEISIPGRAIGDAALIPRVKYRNPLIHHLVEEICSVAGREDTVARLLQESSAETLRLLIVDAHTVGQQRKRDERRSLDSATQAAIVEYLNDGLDSEISVDSLARLVGMPVDTFIKAFRRAFHTTPYQFLLDRRIEQAKTLLVTTSLSMTEIGSAVGFPNPSHFAATFGRRVGLSPRAYRRSAR; this is encoded by the coding sequence ATGAAGCCGTGGGACGGTGACCGACCCCAAACCCCACGCACGGTGCTCAAGCAGGACATCGTCGCGGCCCGAGGCCTGTCGTTCAACTTCGTCAGCGAACGGATATCCGCGCCCACCGATTGGTGCAGCGTCGACGCGACCAACCACGTGATGTACGTATACCGGCACGGAGCCATGCGCTCGATGGAGACGCTGCTCGACTGGGGCCCTTCAGGACGTGTTCCGCCCAGCGCGGGAGACATCTGGTGGAAACCTGCCGGCCTTGCCTGCGCAGCACTGGTCCAAGGCGACACGGCGGGATACTGTGAGATCTCCATTCCTGGTCGCGCGATTGGCGATGCGGCTTTGATTCCTCGGGTCAAATATCGAAACCCGCTGATCCATCATCTCGTTGAGGAGATCTGCAGCGTTGCCGGTCGTGAGGACACGGTCGCTCGGTTACTCCAAGAATCTTCGGCAGAGACACTGCGACTGCTCATCGTCGACGCCCACACAGTAGGCCAGCAACGAAAGCGTGACGAGCGACGGTCTCTGGACTCCGCCACTCAGGCGGCGATCGTCGAGTACCTGAACGATGGTTTGGACTCCGAGATCAGCGTGGACTCGCTGGCGCGACTGGTCGGGATGCCCGTCGACACATTCATCAAGGCATTCCGGCGGGCGTTCCACACCACGCCGTATCAGTTCCTGCTGGATCGCCGGATCGAGCAGGCCAAGACGCTGCTGGTGACAACCTCACTGTCGATGACAGAAATCGGCTCAGCGGTGGGCTTTCCGAACCCGAGTCACTTTGCCGCCACGTTTGGACGTCGTGTCGGTCTGTCGCCTCGCGCCTACCGCCGGTCAGCGCGATAG
- a CDS encoding helix-turn-helix domain-containing protein, with the protein MPLKPWDGDRPMTPRTILKEDVVAARGLAFTFVTEQISTPTDWCGVDDDNHWLYVYRHGAIRSMETLIDWGPSGRVPPSPGDIWWRPAGVASSVLMQGDTAGYCEIAIPGRAIGDPALIPRVKYKNPLIHHLVEEISSVAGREDTIAQLLTDSAAETLRLLILDTHTAGRRRKQDERRTLNATTQSAIVEFLSDSLDTEINLESLARLAQMPVDAFIKAFRLAFHTTPYQFLLNRRIEKAKTLLMTTSLSITEIGTAVGFSNPSHFASTFGRRVGVSPRAYRQSAK; encoded by the coding sequence ATGCCGTTGAAGCCGTGGGACGGTGATCGGCCCATGACCCCTCGCACCATCCTGAAAGAGGATGTCGTTGCTGCTCGCGGCCTCGCCTTCACATTCGTCACCGAGCAGATCTCCACCCCCACCGATTGGTGTGGAGTCGATGACGACAACCACTGGTTGTACGTGTACCGGCATGGAGCCATTCGCTCGATGGAGACGTTGATCGACTGGGGGCCGTCCGGCCGGGTACCACCCAGCCCCGGAGACATCTGGTGGAGGCCGGCAGGCGTGGCCTCATCGGTCCTGATGCAAGGCGACACAGCGGGATACTGCGAGATCGCCATCCCGGGTCGTGCCATCGGTGATCCAGCATTGATCCCACGAGTCAAGTACAAGAATCCACTGATCCATCACCTGGTCGAGGAGATCAGCAGCGTCGCCGGTCGCGAGGACACCATCGCGCAGTTGCTGACCGATTCGGCAGCGGAGACGCTGCGGTTGCTGATCCTCGATACACATACGGCCGGCCGACGACGAAAGCAAGACGAGCGGCGCACTCTGAACGCCACTACGCAGTCGGCCATCGTCGAGTTCCTCAGTGACAGTTTGGATACCGAGATAAATCTGGAGTCCCTCGCGCGGCTTGCCCAGATGCCAGTCGACGCGTTCATCAAGGCCTTCCGTCTGGCCTTTCACACCACGCCCTACCAGTTCCTGCTGAATCGCCGGATCGAGAAGGCCAAGACACTGCTGATGACAACATCGTTATCGATCACAGAAATCGGCACAGCGGTGGGTTTTTCGAACCCGAGTCACTTTGCTTCCACGTTCGGCCGTCGCGTCGGCGTCTCCCCCCGCGCCTACCGCCAATCGGCCAAGTAA
- a CDS encoding DUF4153 domain-containing protein: MTTVVPGVPAYPGQPVIPPLIGPALPSSGEPGWTVWPRRVWPLDPLASAPRRLLILAVVVGLVGTAVWRPTVLSIGYLAVGIMVFGAVFGSAERRPTRTEWAGMALTLALLAVPALLAAEWLGVLCVMAAWIVGWCTLFGGRTWTAVFSAPLLAWALPARVSGWVRRGLPSRVGVANPGRIAVVIGLTVVLAVVFGALFASADAAFAHFVGNLVPAFDGGEAIARVVVFGIVVSFVLGGAYLTRFPPRLDALAPAPMKPVPRWEWALPLGVLDALFLTFVVVQAAVLFGGHTHVLETEGLTYAEYARQGFWQLLWVSALTLLVLAVAIRVAGRVDAADRVLLRGLVGVLCATSVVVVISAIHRMWLYQQAYGFSTDRVMVVTIELWLGVVFLLVAATGIQMSGRWLPHAVLVAGVVALLGLAALNPERLVADRNIDRFEQTGALDAEYLSRLSSDIDPALHRLPAHIRACVRSDDPEPDPWYLFNVSRSRADRPVVSDLPEYCSEYWSYDYR, encoded by the coding sequence ATGACGACTGTGGTTCCAGGAGTTCCGGCCTATCCGGGACAGCCCGTGATACCGCCACTGATCGGTCCGGCGTTGCCCAGTTCGGGTGAGCCCGGATGGACGGTGTGGCCGCGGCGGGTATGGCCGCTCGACCCGCTGGCGTCGGCGCCACGACGGCTGCTGATCCTGGCCGTGGTTGTCGGCCTGGTCGGGACGGCGGTGTGGCGACCAACCGTGCTGAGCATCGGCTACCTGGCCGTCGGGATCATGGTGTTTGGCGCGGTGTTCGGCAGCGCCGAGCGCCGGCCCACCCGCACCGAGTGGGCCGGGATGGCATTGACCCTGGCGTTGTTGGCGGTGCCCGCGCTGCTAGCGGCCGAATGGCTGGGCGTGCTGTGCGTCATGGCGGCCTGGATCGTCGGTTGGTGCACGCTTTTCGGCGGGCGCACGTGGACCGCGGTGTTCAGTGCACCGCTTCTGGCGTGGGCCCTGCCCGCCCGGGTGAGCGGGTGGGTGCGAAGAGGACTGCCGAGCCGGGTGGGTGTGGCCAACCCTGGCCGCATCGCCGTCGTCATCGGCCTCACCGTGGTGTTGGCGGTCGTATTCGGCGCGTTGTTCGCCTCGGCGGACGCGGCTTTCGCGCATTTCGTCGGCAACCTGGTACCGGCTTTCGACGGCGGCGAGGCCATCGCACGTGTCGTGGTGTTCGGGATCGTGGTTTCCTTCGTCCTGGGCGGTGCCTATCTGACCAGATTCCCGCCGCGTCTGGATGCCCTGGCGCCCGCGCCGATGAAGCCGGTGCCGCGCTGGGAGTGGGCGCTCCCGCTGGGTGTGCTCGACGCGCTGTTTCTGACATTCGTGGTGGTGCAGGCCGCCGTGCTGTTCGGCGGGCATACGCACGTGCTGGAAACCGAAGGGCTGACCTACGCCGAATACGCGCGGCAGGGCTTCTGGCAGCTGCTGTGGGTGTCGGCACTGACCCTGCTGGTGCTCGCCGTGGCGATCCGGGTGGCCGGCCGGGTCGACGCCGCCGACCGGGTTCTGCTGCGGGGGCTGGTCGGAGTCCTGTGCGCCACTTCGGTTGTCGTGGTGATCTCGGCCATTCACCGGATGTGGCTGTACCAGCAGGCATATGGCTTCAGCACCGATCGGGTGATGGTGGTGACCATCGAACTGTGGCTCGGGGTGGTGTTTCTGCTCGTGGCCGCGACCGGGATACAAATGTCGGGGCGGTGGTTGCCGCACGCGGTGCTGGTGGCCGGGGTGGTGGCGCTGCTCGGTCTGGCGGCACTCAATCCCGAGCGGCTCGTTGCCGATCGCAACATCGATCGCTTCGAGCAGACCGGCGCGCTCGATGCCGAATACCTGTCCCGCTTGTCGTCGGACATCGATCCCGCACTGCATCGCCTGCCGGCGCATATCCGCGCCTGCGTGCGATCCGATGACCCGGAACCGGACCCGTGGTACCTGTTCAATGTGTCACGGTCACGTGCTGACCGTCCGGTGGTGAGTGATCTGCCGGAGTATTGCTCGGAGTACTGGTCCTACGACTACCGGTAG
- a CDS encoding AmiS/UreI family transporter, with protein sequence MDRPLMGNVGLLLVGVALFVNGLVSVGLVSGRGAAPINLFVGAAQVVLPTLILVQADGDPGIVNATWPSYLFGFTYLWFGFIQIFEIDPRGFGWYSTFVAAIAAYYAIKSVGADPVFAVIWATWAIMWTLFFVLLGLGVAKVGRLDLGHFTGWFLILLGIPTCTVSAILLLNGIWPTSVAAGSVALVVLLAATALSVVLSRRSASGEDAVELAAAGVPEGSVVGSVPQPA encoded by the coding sequence GTGGATCGGCCGCTGATGGGAAACGTCGGGTTACTTCTCGTCGGTGTGGCGTTGTTCGTCAACGGCCTGGTCTCGGTCGGTCTGGTCAGCGGGCGCGGCGCCGCCCCGATCAACCTGTTCGTCGGTGCCGCCCAGGTTGTCCTACCGACGCTGATTCTCGTGCAGGCGGACGGCGATCCCGGCATCGTCAACGCGACCTGGCCGAGTTACCTGTTCGGATTCACCTATCTGTGGTTCGGGTTCATCCAGATCTTCGAGATCGATCCGCGCGGATTCGGTTGGTACAGCACATTCGTCGCGGCCATCGCGGCGTACTACGCGATCAAGAGTGTCGGAGCCGATCCGGTTTTCGCCGTCATCTGGGCGACGTGGGCGATCATGTGGACGCTGTTCTTCGTGCTGTTGGGGCTCGGGGTCGCAAAGGTCGGCCGGCTCGATCTGGGCCACTTCACCGGATGGTTCCTGATCCTGCTCGGCATTCCCACCTGCACTGTGTCGGCGATCCTGCTGTTGAACGGGATCTGGCCGACGTCGGTGGCGGCTGGTTCGGTGGCGTTGGTGGTGCTGTTGGCGGCCACCGCGCTGTCCGTGGTGTTGTCGCGGCGTAGTGCGAGCGGCGAGGATGCGGTCGAACTTGCGGCCGCAGGAGTTCCCGAAGGGTCGGTCGTCGGGAGCGTGCCGCAGCCGGCCTGA
- a CDS encoding TetR/AcrR family transcriptional regulator — protein sequence MGDTPAQPASRRDELLDLAATMFAERGLKATTVRDIADSAGILSGSLYHHFKSKEQMVEEVLKDFLNWLFARYQQILDTETTPLGRLTGLFMASFEAIEHRHAQVVIYQDEAKRLSAIPQFGFVDERNREQRKMWIDILQQGITDGSFRQDIDVDLVYRFIRDTTWVSVRWYQPGGPLSAEEVGRQYLAIVLGGITAGNATVKGDQ from the coding sequence ATGGGGGACACACCCGCCCAGCCGGCGAGCAGACGAGACGAGCTACTCGATCTTGCCGCAACGATGTTTGCCGAACGCGGCCTGAAGGCGACGACGGTCCGCGATATCGCCGACTCCGCAGGAATTCTGTCCGGCAGCCTCTACCACCACTTCAAGTCCAAAGAGCAGATGGTCGAAGAGGTGCTCAAGGACTTTCTGAACTGGCTTTTCGCCCGCTACCAGCAGATTCTGGACACTGAGACCACACCGCTGGGGCGGCTCACCGGCCTGTTCATGGCCTCGTTCGAGGCGATCGAACACCGGCATGCCCAGGTGGTCATCTACCAGGACGAGGCCAAGCGACTGTCGGCCATCCCGCAGTTCGGCTTTGTCGACGAGCGCAACCGCGAACAGCGCAAGATGTGGATCGACATCCTGCAGCAGGGCATTACCGACGGCTCGTTCCGTCAGGACATCGACGTCGACCTGGTCTACCGGTTCATCCGCGACACGACCTGGGTTTCGGTCCGCTGGTATCAACCGGGCGGACCGCTCTCGGCCGAAGAGGTCGGCCGGCAATACCTCGCCATCGTCCTCGGCGGAATCACCGCCGGGAACGCGACTGTCAAAGGAGACCAGTAA
- a CDS encoding HAMP domain-containing sensor histidine kinase codes for MAEFWDRLPRPLDPFASFKVKTGLLVGGAILLASFTFWVGASWQFRYALLAALATSLILTQFLAHGMTSPLRQMTAAARAMARGDYSLRVRATSRDEIGQLATAFNQMAADLGAADGYRRGLIGNVSHELRTPITALQAVLENVVDGVVEPDPETMRMALSQTERLGELVTNLLDLSRIEGGAIPLQISRFDVGEFLHDAVEHVSVSASDIPVVIRVSPPDLKAVADPARLRQVVVNLVDNAIRHSSPGDRVTVLATRQVSGLRLEVADQGPGIAPAERERVFQRFTRGATSDGGTGLGLAIARWAVELHGGVIEVMDTGMGCRIRVGIPEMTTGEASA; via the coding sequence ATCGCCGAGTTCTGGGACCGGCTGCCCAGACCGCTGGACCCGTTCGCATCGTTCAAGGTCAAGACCGGCCTGTTGGTGGGCGGGGCGATCCTGTTGGCCTCGTTCACGTTCTGGGTCGGCGCCAGCTGGCAGTTCCGGTATGCGCTGCTTGCCGCACTGGCCACGTCGCTGATCCTCACGCAGTTCCTCGCCCACGGTATGACCTCACCGCTGCGGCAGATGACCGCAGCCGCGCGGGCCATGGCCCGCGGTGACTACAGCCTCCGGGTACGTGCCACCTCGCGTGATGAAATCGGTCAACTGGCAACGGCATTCAACCAGATGGCGGCCGACCTCGGGGCCGCCGACGGGTACCGGCGCGGGTTGATCGGCAACGTGTCCCACGAGCTGCGCACGCCCATCACCGCGTTGCAGGCGGTGCTGGAGAACGTGGTGGACGGGGTCGTCGAACCCGATCCCGAGACCATGCGGATGGCGCTGTCCCAGACCGAACGCCTCGGCGAGCTGGTGACGAATCTGCTCGATCTGTCGCGAATCGAGGGCGGGGCGATTCCGTTGCAGATCAGCCGGTTCGACGTTGGCGAGTTTCTGCACGACGCCGTCGAGCATGTCTCCGTATCTGCCAGTGACATACCGGTCGTCATCAGGGTGTCACCGCCCGACTTGAAGGCCGTCGCCGACCCGGCGCGGTTGCGGCAGGTCGTGGTCAACCTGGTGGACAACGCCATTCGGCATAGTTCGCCCGGTGATCGCGTCACGGTGCTGGCGACGCGTCAGGTTTCGGGCCTGCGGTTGGAGGTGGCCGATCAGGGGCCGGGGATCGCGCCCGCCGAACGGGAGCGGGTCTTCCAGCGGTTCACCCGCGGTGCCACCTCCGACGGTGGCACTGGCTTGGGGCTGGCGATTGCGCGATGGGCAGTCGAATTACACGGCGGTGTCATCGAAGTGATGGACACCGGGATGGGATGCCGGATCAGGGTCGGCATCCCCGAAATGACGACGGGGGAGGCATCGGCATGA
- the ipdF gene encoding (5R,7aS)-5-hydroxy-7a-methyl-1-oxo-2,3,5,6,7,7a-hexahydro-1H-indene-carboxyl-CoA reductase: MSDLSVAPKEIEGHGLLKDKVVLVTAAAGTGIGSSTARRALLEGADVVVSDYHERRLNETRDQLAELGLGRVEAVVCDVTSTEAVDALIAQSVEKMGRLDVLVNNAGLGGETPLVDMTDDEWDRVLNVTLNSVMRATRAALRYFRGVEHGGVIVNNASVLGWRAQHSQSHYAAAKAGVMALTRCSAIEAVEYGVRINAVSPSIARHKFLEKSADAALLDRLSSDEAFGRAAEPWEIATTIAYLASDYSSYLTGEVISVSSQRA, encoded by the coding sequence ATGAGTGACCTTTCTGTCGCCCCCAAGGAGATCGAGGGCCATGGCCTGCTGAAGGACAAGGTCGTCCTGGTGACCGCCGCTGCCGGCACCGGCATCGGCTCGTCCACCGCCCGCCGCGCCCTGCTGGAAGGTGCCGACGTCGTGGTGTCCGACTACCACGAGCGTCGCCTGAACGAGACCCGCGACCAATTGGCCGAGCTGGGCCTGGGCCGGGTCGAGGCCGTGGTGTGCGACGTCACCTCCACCGAGGCGGTCGACGCGCTCATCGCTCAGTCGGTCGAAAAGATGGGCCGCCTGGACGTTCTGGTCAACAACGCCGGCCTCGGCGGTGAGACCCCGCTGGTCGACATGACCGACGACGAGTGGGACCGCGTCCTCAACGTCACACTGAACTCGGTCATGCGGGCCACCCGCGCGGCCCTGCGGTATTTCCGCGGAGTTGAGCACGGCGGCGTCATCGTCAACAACGCCAGCGTTCTCGGCTGGCGCGCGCAGCACTCGCAGTCCCACTACGCTGCCGCCAAGGCCGGCGTCATGGCGCTGACCCGTTGCAGTGCAATCGAAGCCGTCGAGTACGGCGTGCGGATCAACGCGGTGTCACCGAGCATCGCGCGGCACAAGTTCCTGGAGAAGTCCGCCGACGCAGCGTTGCTGGACCGGCTGTCCTCAGACGAGGCGTTCGGCCGGGCGGCCGAGCCGTGGGAGATCGCCACGACGATCGCCTACCTGGCCAGTGACTACTCGAGCTACCTGACCGGCGAGGTCATCTCGGTGTCGAGCCAGCGCGCCTGA
- the fadD3 gene encoding 3-((3aS,4S,7aS)-7a-methyl-1,5-dioxo-octahydro-1H-inden-4-yl)propanoate--CoA ligase FadD3 has translation MTSDRRTVPAVLDRVAVEFSDHEALVSDHKSLTYAELRAHVRQAAAAMIALGVQPGDRVAIWSPNTWHWVVACLATHYAGAEMVPLNTRYTASEATDILARTEAPLLIASGEFLGSDRAAELDRDALPALRHIVRVPIDKNDGTWDEFVAGGTDLEAVDARAAAVQPDDVSDILFTSGTTGRSKGVRCAHRQSLDGSAAWAECGQVTSTDRYLCINPFFHNFGYKAGILACLQTGATLYPVLTFKPDQVLKTIAEQRITVLPGPPTIFQTLLDHPNRADYDLSSLRFSVTGAAVVPVVLIERMQSELDIDIVLTAYGLTEAAGFGTMCSADDDAVTVATTCGRPIADFELRLGDSGEVLLRGPNVMLGYLDDPEATAAAIDSEGWLHTGDIGTLDARGNLTITDRLKDMYISGGFNVYPAEIEQVLARLDGVAESAVIGVPDERLGEVGKAYVVVKPGVTLDEAAVIAYAREHLANFKVPRSVEFLDVLPRNPGGKVIKPVLRSRGTREGVQWT, from the coding sequence ATGACGAGCGATCGCCGCACCGTGCCAGCGGTGCTGGACCGGGTTGCCGTGGAGTTTTCCGACCATGAGGCCCTGGTCAGCGACCATAAGAGCCTCACGTACGCGGAACTGCGCGCGCACGTACGCCAAGCCGCGGCGGCGATGATCGCGCTCGGCGTCCAGCCTGGTGACCGCGTCGCGATCTGGTCCCCCAACACCTGGCACTGGGTGGTCGCCTGTCTGGCCACCCACTACGCCGGTGCCGAGATGGTGCCGCTCAACACCCGGTACACCGCCAGTGAGGCCACCGACATCCTGGCCCGCACCGAGGCCCCGCTCCTGATCGCGTCGGGCGAGTTCCTCGGCTCGGACCGCGCCGCCGAACTGGATCGCGACGCACTTCCCGCGCTCCGGCACATCGTGCGGGTGCCCATCGACAAGAATGACGGAACGTGGGACGAGTTCGTCGCAGGTGGGACGGACCTGGAGGCGGTCGACGCGCGCGCCGCAGCGGTGCAGCCCGACGACGTCTCGGACATCCTGTTCACCTCCGGCACCACCGGCCGCAGCAAGGGCGTCCGGTGCGCACACCGCCAGTCGCTCGACGGATCGGCAGCCTGGGCCGAGTGCGGGCAGGTCACCAGCACCGACCGCTATCTGTGCATCAACCCGTTCTTCCACAACTTCGGCTACAAGGCCGGCATCCTGGCCTGCCTGCAGACCGGCGCGACTCTGTACCCGGTGCTGACGTTCAAACCCGACCAGGTGCTGAAAACCATTGCCGAACAGCGCATCACGGTGTTACCTGGTCCGCCGACCATCTTCCAGACCCTGCTGGACCATCCCAACCGCGCCGACTACGACCTGTCTTCGCTGCGCTTCTCGGTGACCGGCGCCGCCGTCGTCCCGGTGGTCCTGATCGAGCGGATGCAGTCCGAGCTCGACATCGACATCGTGCTGACCGCCTACGGGCTGACCGAGGCAGCCGGGTTCGGCACCATGTGCAGCGCCGACGACGACGCCGTCACGGTGGCCACCACCTGCGGCCGGCCCATCGCCGATTTCGAACTACGACTAGGCGATTCGGGTGAGGTACTGCTGCGCGGGCCCAATGTCATGCTCGGCTACCTCGATGACCCCGAGGCCACCGCTGCCGCGATCGACAGTGAGGGCTGGTTGCACACCGGCGACATCGGGACGCTCGACGCGCGCGGCAACCTGACCATCACCGACCGCCTCAAGGACATGTACATCAGCGGCGGGTTCAACGTGTACCCGGCCGAGATCGAGCAGGTGCTGGCCAGGCTGGACGGGGTGGCCGAGTCCGCCGTGATCGGTGTTCCCGACGAGCGGCTCGGCGAAGTCGGCAAGGCGTATGTGGTGGTCAAGCCGGGCGTGACGCTGGACGAGGCTGCTGTGATCGCTTACGCACGTGAGCATCTGGCGAACTTCAAGGTGCCGCGATCGGTGGAGTTTTTGGATGTGCTGCCGCGAAATCCGGGCGGCAAGGTGATCAAGCCGGTGCTGCGGAGCAGAGGGACCCGAGAAGGGGTGCAATGGACCTGA
- a CDS encoding response regulator transcription factor, translated as MKRILVVDDEPTILSAVATRLRAEAFEVETAVDGPSAVATAAATQPDLVVLDVMLPGFDGLEVCRRIQAERVVPVLMLTARSDETDMLIGLGIGADDYLTKPFSMRELVARVRVLLRRVDRAAGDQPLSVGDYRIDLTERRVHQGDQEIHLTRTEFDLLAFLAGRPRAAVPRETLLEHVWGWASDVETRTVDSHVKALRRKLGSELIRTVHGVGYALEVPR; from the coding sequence GTGAAGCGAATCCTGGTGGTCGACGACGAGCCGACGATCCTGTCCGCGGTGGCCACCAGGCTGCGCGCCGAGGCATTCGAGGTCGAGACCGCCGTCGACGGGCCCTCGGCGGTGGCAACAGCCGCGGCGACCCAGCCGGATCTGGTCGTACTCGACGTCATGCTGCCCGGCTTCGACGGACTGGAGGTGTGCCGGCGCATCCAGGCCGAGCGCGTGGTGCCGGTGCTCATGCTGACCGCACGCAGCGACGAGACCGACATGCTGATCGGTCTGGGTATCGGTGCCGACGACTACCTGACCAAGCCGTTCAGCATGCGCGAACTGGTGGCGCGGGTGCGCGTGTTGTTGCGCCGGGTGGACCGGGCGGCCGGCGATCAGCCGCTGTCGGTCGGTGACTACCGCATCGACCTGACCGAGCGTCGGGTCCATCAGGGCGATCAGGAGATCCACCTGACGCGAACGGAATTCGACCTGCTGGCCTTCCTGGCGGGCCGTCCCAGGGCCGCGGTGCCCCGCGAGACGCTGCTGGAACACGTCTGGGGTTGGGCGTCGGACGTGGAGACGCGGACCGTGGACAGTCACGTCAAGGCGCTACGGCGCAAGCTGGGGTCGGAGTTGATCCGGACGGTGCATGGGGTCGGCTACGCCCTGGAGGTCCCGCGATGA